One Ricinus communis isolate WT05 ecotype wild-type chromosome 7, ASM1957865v1, whole genome shotgun sequence genomic region harbors:
- the LOC8281205 gene encoding probable methyltransferase PMT26 codes for MALGKYTRIDTRRQSTNYCSTVTIVVFVALCLVGVWMMTSSSVVPGQSVDVPAQDTKSEVKEEAPPSNESSGKQFEDSPGDLPEDATKGDSNTNKSQEDSNSNTLQNQEEKQDEVNKSDDVSNPKTETQKDETNTEDADSKTSDGETNSEAGGKDSNGSESSAAGQGDSEENTQDNKSEPENSGETEKKSNTDNTETKSDDNSSETKDGKDEKVDINDNNDSEKTTDGQANNQNASEIFPSGAQSELLNETATQNGSWSTQAAESKNEKDAQLASDQQKTYNWKVCNVTAGPDYIPCLDNLQAIRNLHSTKHYEHRERHCPEEPPTCLVPLPEGYKRPIEWPKSREKIWYYNVPHTKLAEVKGHQNWVKVTGEYLTFPGGGTQFKHGALHYIDFINESVPDIAWGKRSRVILDVGCGVASFGGYLFDRDVLAMSFAPKDEHEAQVQFALERGIPGISAVMGTQRLPFPARVFDVVHCARCRVPWHIEGGKLLLELNRVLRPGGFFVWSATPVYQKIPEDVEIWKAMTELTKAICWELVSVNKDTVNGVGIAMYRKPTSNDCYEKRSQQEPPICEASDDPNAAWNVPLQACMHKVPVDSAERGSQWPEEWPARLQQAPYWMMSSKVGVYGKPEPEDFAADYEHWKRVVSKSYLNGMGIKWSSVRNVMDMRSIYGGFAAALKDINVWVMNVVPVDSPDTLPIIYERGLFGIYHDWCESFNTYPRTYDLLHADHLFSKIKKRCNLVAVIVEVDRILRPEGKLIVRDNVETVTELENILRSMHWEVRMTYSKEKEGLLYVEKSMWRPKESETITYAIA; via the exons atggCATTAGGAAAATATACTAGGATAGATACCAGGAGGCAATCGACAAATTACTGCTCCACAGTGACAATTGTAGTCTTTGTGGCTCTCTGTTTGGTTGGGGTATGGATGATGACATCATCATCTGTTGTTCCTGGTCAATCTGTAGATGTGCCTGCTCAGGACACCAAGAGCGAGGTTAAGGAAGAAGCGCCCCCAAGCAATGAAAGCAGTGGTAAGCAATTTGAGGATAGCCCAGGTGATTTGCCTGAGGATGCGACAAAAGGAGACAGCAATACAAATAAATCTCAGGAAGATAGCAACTCTAATACACTACAAAATCAAGAAGAAAAGCAAGATGAAGTGAACAAGTCTGATGATGTCTCGAATCCTAAGACTGAGACACAAAAGGATGAAACTAATACAGAAGATGCGGATTCTAAGACATCAGATGGAGAAACAAACTCAGAAGCTGGAGGGAAAGATTCCAATGGTAGTGAAAGCAGTGCAGCTGGACAAGGAGACTCTGAAGAGAATACACAAGATAACAAATCTGAACCAGAGAACTCAGGTGAAACAGAGAAGAAATCTAATACTGACAATACTGAGACAAAATCAGATGATAATTCTAGTGAAACTAAGGATGGGAAAGATGAGAAGGTGGatataaatgataataatgacTCAGAGAAAACCACTGATGGGCAGGCCAACAACCAGAATGCTAGTGAAATATTTCCTTCAGGGGCCCAGTCAGAGCTTTTGAACGAAACTGCCACTCAGAACGGGTCATGGTCAACTCAGGCAGCTGAGTCGAAAAATGAGAAAGACGCTCAACTAGCTTCAGATCAACAAAAGACATACAACTGGAAAGTATGCAATGTCACTGCTGGGCCGGACTACATCCCATGTCTTGACAATTTGCAAGCAATTAGGAACCTACATTCTACTAAGCACTATGAACATCGAGAGAGGCACTGTCCTGAAGAACCTCCAACCTGCCTTGTCCCACTACCTGAAGGGTATAAACGCCCAATTGAGTGGCCCAAAAGTAGGGAAAAG ATATGGTATTATAATGTTCCTCACACCAAACTTGCAGAAGTTAAAGGGCATCAAAACTGGGTGAAAGTTACTGGTGAATACCTCACTTTCCCTGGTGGTGGAACCCAGTTTAAACATGGTGCTCTTCATTACATTGACTTCATAAATGAG TCTGTGCCTGACATTGCATGGGGAAAACGATCCCGCGTAATATTGGATGTTGGATGTGGGGTTGCTAGCTTTGGAGGCTATCTCTTTGATAGGGATGTCCTTGCAATGTCATTTGCTCCTAAAGATGAACATGAAGCCCAAGTGCAATTTGCTCTTGAAAGAGGAATCCCTGGTATATCTGCTGTGATGGGTACACAGAGACTTCCTTTTCCAGCCCGAGTTTTTGATGTCGTCCACTGTGCACGATGTAGAGTCCCCTGGCATATTGAAG GTGGCAAACTTCTTTTGGAGTTGAATCGAGTTTTGCGACCTGGTGGTTTCTTTGTGTGGTCTGCTACACCTGTTTATCAGAAGATTCCTGAAGATGTTGAAATTTGGAAAG CTATGACTGAACTAACCAAAGCCATCTGCTGGGAACTTGTGTCTGTTAACAAGGATACAGTAAATGGTGTGGGCATAGCAATGTACAGGAAGCCTACTTCCAATGACTGCTATGAGAAAAGATCACAACAGGAGCCTCCTATCTGTGAAGCGTCTGATGATCCTAATGCTGCCTG GAATGTCCCACTGCAAGCATGTATGCACAAGGTTCCAGTAGATTCAGCAGAACGTGGGTCACAATGGCCAGAGGAATGGCCAGCCAGGTTGCAGCAAGCACCTTATTGGATGATGAGTTCCAAAGTTGGGGTTTATGGTAAACCAGAACCTGAGGATTTTGCTGCAGACTATGAGCACTGGAAGCGAGTGGTATCCAAGTCATATCTAAACGGAATGGGAATAAAATGGTCATCTGTGAGAAATGTCATGGACATGAGATCTATCTATGGAGG TTTTGCTGCAGCTCTGAAGGATATAAACGTGTGGGTCATGAATGTGGTCCCAGTAGACTCCCCTGATACTCTACCTATAATTTATGAACGTGGTCTTTTTGGAATCTATCATGATTGGTGTGAATCATTTAACACCTATCCTAGAACTTATGATCTTCTCCATGCGGATCATCTCTTCtcaaagattaaaaagag GTGCAATCTAGTAGCAGTAATTGTGGAGGTTGATCGGATACTTAGACCAGAAGGAAAGCTAATTGTCCGAGACAATGTTGAGACAGTTACTGAGCTGGAAAACATACTGAGGTCTATGCACTGGGAGGTCCGTATGACCTACTCCAAGGAGAAGGAGGGATTGCTTTATGTTGAGAAGTCCATGTGGCGACCCAAAGAGTCGGAGACGATCACTTATGCCATTGCTTAA
- the LOC107261024 gene encoding uncharacterized protein LOC107261024, producing MVEDANVLAHVLKMINLIEHLEVLNFSIDADLQTNLILQSLPDYFSTFIMNFHMNKIECTLAELLNQIMTAQGTMQGKGKETTLVFTSTSRTKSKKKARGRFAIKPTSKVFKARGKGTGKEVSNDKGKCFFCQKEGHWKCNCVEYLNP from the coding sequence ATGGTTGAGGATGCTAATGTGTTAGCACATGTACTTAAGATGATCAATTTGATTGAGCATCTTGAGGTTTTAAATTTCTCTATAGATGCAGATCTACAGACTAATTTGATATTACAATCATTGCCTGATTACTTTTCCACATTCATTATGAATTTTCATATGAACAAAATTGAGTGTACACTAGCTGAGCTCCTTAATCAAATAATGACAGCTCAGGGAACTATGCAGGGTAAAGGTAAGGAGACTACTCTTGTCTTTACTTCAACTAGTAGGACTAAGTCAAAGAAAAAGGCAAGGGGAAGATTTGCGATTAAACCCACTAGTAAAGTCTTCAAGGCTAGAGGCAAAGGAACAGGCAAGGAAGTGTCTAATGACAAAGGGAAGTGTTTCTTTTGTCAAAAGGAAGGACACTGGAAATGCAATTGTGTTGAGTATCTGAATCCTTGA
- the LOC8281204 gene encoding nuclear transcription factor Y subunit B-3, whose product MEDESNGSGPYGPSLGSPESPCLKSTTSSSTATTTTNNNNKSSNSNNKNNNCSSSNNINKEQDRFLPIANVGRIMKKVIPGNGKISKDAKETVQECVSEFISFVTGEASDKCQREKRKTINGEDIIWAITTLGFEDYVAPLKLYISKYREIEGEKLNIPKQQRIEQRVQHQQQEQEQNLPPYSSVYSSTASTAPMSQPSFVATDQAFSLAFSSSTSIQKQLQQQDQIDSVGHW is encoded by the coding sequence ATGGAAGATGAGAGCAATGGAAGTGGTCCATATGGCCCTTCCTTAGGAAGCCCAGAAAGTCCTTGTTTGAAAAGCACTACTAGTAGCAGCAccgccaccaccaccaccaacaacaacaacaaaagcagcaacagcaacaacaaaaataataattgcaGCAGCAGCAATAACATAAACAAAGAGCAAGATCGCTTCCTTCCTATAGCGAATGTTGGCAGAATAATGAAGAAAGTGATTCCAGGAAATGGAAAAATTTCGAAAGATGCAAAGGAGACTGTTCAAGAATGCGTGTCTGAATTCATTAGCTTCGTCACTGGAGAAGCGTCTGACAAATGCCAAAGGGAGAAGAGAAAGACTATTAATGGCGAAGACATAATCTGGGCCATAACAACATTAGGGTTTGAAGATTATGTCGCCCCACTAAAATTGTATATCAGCAAGTACCGTGAGATTGAAGGTGAGAAGCTTAATATTCCAAAGCAACAAAGAATAGAACAAAGGGTACAACATCAacaacaagaacaagaacaaaacTTACCTCCTTATAGTAGTGTATATTCCTCCACAGCCAGCACTGCTCCTATGTCTCAACCATCTTTTGTTGCTACTGATCAAGCATTTTCCTTAGCATTTTCTTCCTCTACCTCTATCCAAAAGCAACTTCAGCAACAAGATCAAATTGATTCAGTGGGTCACTGGTAA